Proteins encoded within one genomic window of Sandaracinaceae bacterium:
- a CDS encoding amidoligase family protein, protein MSQPSEQGRVGVEIELGGLALERAAEIATRELGGVATAVSRYERSIETRWGQFRVELDSRPLKEIAKGWGARPSPLAELTADAIEAVAIEWVPCELVSPPMPRADLPVLDDVCRAFAEAGGRGTFDALRFAFGVHFNPELLDPRADVIRAHIQAFALLYRELVERLQVDPSRRVTPFIDPFPLDYLQRLMSEGYAPDLATLIDDYLRFNPTRNRALDMLPLFAHLDEARVRAVVPDPAVKARPTFHYRLCNSRVGDEGWLLLDEWRTWRLIETLASDAERLESARRRWRERTEPDLLDGLKAAVGWT, encoded by the coding sequence GTGTCACAGCCATCGGAGCAGGGGCGGGTCGGGGTCGAGATCGAGCTCGGCGGCCTCGCGCTCGAGCGCGCGGCGGAGATCGCGACGCGCGAGCTCGGCGGGGTCGCCACGGCGGTCTCGCGCTACGAGCGCTCCATCGAGACGCGCTGGGGGCAATTCCGCGTCGAGCTGGACTCGCGGCCGCTCAAGGAGATCGCGAAGGGGTGGGGCGCGCGACCGAGCCCGCTCGCGGAGCTGACGGCGGACGCGATCGAGGCGGTGGCCATCGAGTGGGTGCCGTGTGAGCTCGTCTCGCCGCCCATGCCCCGCGCGGACCTGCCGGTGCTGGACGACGTCTGCCGGGCGTTCGCCGAGGCCGGCGGTCGCGGCACCTTCGACGCGCTGCGCTTCGCGTTCGGGGTGCACTTCAACCCCGAGCTGCTCGACCCGCGCGCGGACGTGATCCGCGCCCACATCCAGGCCTTCGCGCTGCTCTATCGCGAGCTCGTCGAGCGCCTGCAGGTGGATCCGTCGCGGCGGGTCACGCCGTTCATCGACCCGTTCCCCCTCGACTACCTCCAGCGTCTGATGAGCGAGGGCTACGCGCCCGACCTCGCGACGCTCATCGACGACTACCTCCGCTTCAACCCCACGCGGAACCGCGCGCTCGACATGCTCCCGCTCTTCGCCCACCTGGATGAGGCGCGGGTGCGAGCCGTCGTGCCCGACCCCGCGGTCAAGGCGCGGCCCACCTTCCACTATCGGCTCTGCAACAGCCGGGTGGGCGACGAGGGCTGGTTGCTCCTGGACGAGTGGCGGACCTGGCGCCTCATCGAGACGCTCGCGAGCGACGCCGAGCGGCTGGAGTCCGCGCGTCGCCGCTGGCGGGAGCGGACCGAGCCCGACCTGCTCGACGGGCTCAAGGCGGCGGTGGGCTGGACGTGA
- a CDS encoding DUF697 domain-containing protein: MKDVWRTEQEELDDWVKVVDRLPFVSSVKRDFNALRRLLYDRRAPRVVAVGAPGSGRTALANALLHAMTFGDSGVMPAPDPGRWVHIDASGRRLDWMELPASEGEDALLELARRGFEEQRPDLLLGVLEAGTERDAGARLKDALQALQKHLDRDGDKAPVVIVVTKADGVPPGYVPLPYPQEKTQGIELALQSARKTLAELGQPDDAFLAASALPNGDVSAPRYNVEAVGEAIVERLPEAAQLEAVRAFEVGREARRRVGRALVNSCSALAVTVGLAPIPFADAFVLLPLQAAMVTGIAYLSGRPWDRKAASEWLASVGVVGGAGLGLRWGAQQLAKLVPGAGSLVGAGVAGAGTLAIGRSAMAYFIDGPGRLDQQRPQLSAG; this comes from the coding sequence ATGAAGGACGTCTGGCGCACGGAACAGGAGGAGCTCGACGACTGGGTGAAGGTCGTCGACCGCCTCCCGTTCGTCTCCTCGGTGAAGCGGGACTTCAACGCCCTGCGGCGGCTCCTCTACGATCGACGCGCCCCGCGCGTGGTCGCGGTCGGCGCCCCCGGGAGCGGCCGGACCGCGCTCGCCAACGCGCTCCTCCACGCGATGACCTTCGGGGACAGCGGCGTGATGCCCGCGCCCGACCCGGGCCGCTGGGTCCACATCGACGCCAGCGGCCGCCGCCTGGACTGGATGGAGCTGCCGGCGTCGGAGGGCGAGGACGCGCTGCTCGAGCTCGCGCGGCGCGGCTTCGAGGAGCAGCGCCCCGACCTGCTGCTCGGGGTGCTCGAGGCCGGGACCGAGCGCGACGCCGGCGCCAGGCTCAAGGACGCGCTGCAGGCCCTGCAGAAGCACCTCGACCGCGACGGCGACAAGGCGCCCGTGGTGATCGTCGTGACGAAGGCCGACGGAGTGCCGCCCGGCTACGTGCCCCTGCCCTACCCGCAGGAGAAGACCCAGGGCATCGAGCTGGCGCTCCAGAGCGCGCGCAAGACCCTGGCCGAGCTCGGGCAGCCCGACGACGCGTTCCTCGCGGCCAGCGCCCTGCCCAACGGCGACGTCAGCGCCCCGCGGTACAACGTCGAGGCGGTCGGCGAGGCGATCGTGGAGCGGCTCCCCGAGGCGGCCCAGCTCGAGGCGGTGCGCGCGTTCGAGGTCGGCCGGGAGGCCCGCCGACGCGTGGGGCGCGCCCTGGTCAACAGCTGCTCGGCCCTCGCAGTGACGGTCGGCCTCGCGCCGATCCCCTTCGCCGACGCCTTCGTCCTGCTGCCGCTCCAGGCCGCGATGGTCACCGGGATCGCCTACCTCAGCGGCCGGCCCTGGGATCGCAAGGCGGCGAGCGAGTGGCTGGCGTCCGTGGGCGTGGTGGGCGGCGCCGGGCTGGGCCTGCGCTGGGGCGCACAGCAGCTGGCCAAGCTCGTGCCGGGGGCCGGCAGCCTCGTGGGCGCGGGGGTGGCGGGCGCGGGCACCCTCGCGATCGGCCGGAGCGCGATGGCCTACTTCATCGACGGCCCCGGCCGGCTCGACCAGCAGCGGCCGCAGCTGTCTGCTGGTTGA